Proteins co-encoded in one Prunus persica cultivar Lovell chromosome G6, Prunus_persica_NCBIv2, whole genome shotgun sequence genomic window:
- the LOC18774762 gene encoding cysteine-rich receptor-like protein kinase 26, whose protein sequence is MGWLGREREKKQRGVLGKAEMGEVVELGFVNGNGYGFYNSSYGENPDQVYAIGLCRGDVTVDNCRGCLSNATQRLTQDCPNQKEAFGVIEQCTLRYSNRSIYGAMETFPALMWYNPQNVTSDVDGFFQELKTLLEDLRGQAAGNGSLRKFAAETATAINFQTIYGLAQCTPDLTEQVCSDCLGSSLADIPKYFQGMQGSKSNRSQTVIIIVVPIVVYVIFFCICLRVRRTKKKLETGKLIQGKDATLVNIN, encoded by the exons ATGGGATGGTTAGGTCGTGAGAGGGAGAAAAAGCAGAGGGGTGTGTTGGGGAAGGCTGAGATGGGGGAGGTTGTGGAGTTGGGAT TTGTGAACGGCAATGGCTACGGCTTCTACAACTCATCCTACGGGGAAAACCCCGACCAGGTTTACGCAATCGGGCTATGTCGAGGGGATGTCACGGTGGACAATTGCCGTGGCTGCCTCAGCAACGCCACACAACGGCTCACACAGGATTGTCCCAATCAAAAGGAAGCTTTCGGCGTAATTGAACAGTGCACGCTTCGCTACTCCAACCGCTCCATCTACGGAGCCATGGAAACTTTCCCTGCTCTCATGTGGTATAACCCACAGAACGTGACCTCCGACGTCGACGGGTTTTTTCAAGAACTGAAGACGCTACTGGAGGACCTAAGGGGTCAAGCTGCAGGGAACGGTTCACTTCGAAAATTTGCGGCAGAGACCGCAACCGCTATCAACTTCCAAACAATCTATGGACTTGCGCAGTGTACGCCGGATTTGACCGAGCAGGTCTGCAGTGATTGCTTGGGTAGTTCTTTGGCAGAtattccaaaatattttcagGGGATGCAAG GATCGAAGAGTAACAGATCTCAGACTGTCATCATTATTGTTGTGCCAATTGTTGTTTATGTTATATTCTTCTGCATTTGTTTAAGAGTAAGGaggacaaagaaaaaacttgaaaCTGGGAAGTTAATTCAAGGTAAGGACGCAACTCTAGTGAACATTAATTAA
- the LOC109949712 gene encoding uncharacterized protein LOC109949712 — protein sequence MEAQIRWAYQNCKELSATPCRDEATAVLIRHLKASHHVQVCTGWEPTDARSQARPWRHRQDYSISWRAMDALSLSNLSAGDFAMDAGHEEAYEIPLNTGIQAELVLERLRGKRNKNRNWIVKMQESPTISM from the exons ATGGAGGCCCAAATTCGTTGGGCTTATCAAAATTGCAAAG AGCTCTCTGCAACTCCTTGTCGCGATGAAGCCACTGCCGTCCTGATACGCCATCTAAAAGCAAGCCATCACGTTCAAGTCTGTACCGGGTGGGAACCCACTGATGCACGCAGCCAAGCTAGGCCATGGAGACACCGTCAAGACTATTCTATAAGCTGGCGCGCCATGGACGCCCTATCTCTTTCCAATCTCTCCGCCGGCGACTTCGCCATGGACGCAGGCCACGAAGAAGCCTACGAAATACCCCTCAATACCG GGATTCAAGCTGAATTGGTACTGGAACGATTGCGTGGAAAAAGGAATAAGAATAG AAACTGGATAGTGAAGATGCAAGAATCGCCAACTATTTCGATGTGA
- the LOC109949711 gene encoding uncharacterized protein LOC109949711, whose translation MQAFTVHLIARVDPVMYVMSKPVLTTRLAKWALLLNQYEIIYTPAKAVKGQAVADFLANHPADWEILNDLPNEQVFFTDLSLGWMIFFDGSARKDGAGVGVVFVSRERHVLPYLFSLSELCSNNVAEYQALIMGLQMAVEMKISSLEVYGDSMLVINQLLTHYDVRKDDLIPYHQLATQLLERFDFVTLEHVPRKDNQMADALATLALTKDEAINLPVFQRWVVPLTLGHHKKEPTLSWCCPLTLTTGDNLYLIILSMENC comes from the coding sequence ATGCAAGCATTCACGGTTCATTTAATTGCACGAGTTGACCCGGTGATGTATGTTATGTCAAAACCAGTCTTGACGACGCGTTTGGCCAAATGGGCGTTACTTCTCAATCAGTATGAAATCATCTATACTCCAGCAAAGGCGGTTAAGGGGCAAGCTGTTGCAGACTTCCTAGCCAATCATCCAGCAGACTGGGAAATTTTAAATGACTTACCCAACGAACAAGTCTTCTTCACTGACCTTTCTCTTGGTTGGATGATATTCTTTGATGGATCGGCTCGTAAAGATGGGGCGGGGGTTGGAGTAGTCTTCGTATCACGCGAGAGACACGTATTGCCCTATTTATTCTCCTTAAGTGAACTTTGCTCGAACAACGTTGCAGAATACCAAGCTTTGATCATGGGATTACAAATGGCCGTGGAGATGAAGATATCGAGCTTAGAAGTATATGGTGACTCCATGTTAGTGATCAACCAACTGTTGACCCACTACGATGTTAGGAAGGATGATCTAATTCCATACCACCAATTGGCCACGCAATTACTGGAAAGGTTTGACTTCGTGACGCTGGAGCATGTGCCAAGAAAAGATAACCAAATGGCAGATGCCTTAGCTACATTGGCATTGACAAAAGATGAAGCAATAAATCTTCCAGTTTTTCAACGTTGGGTCGTTCCATTAACACTTGGGCATCACAAGAAGGAGCCAACGTTATCTTGGTGTTGTCCATTGACGTTGACAACTGGAGACAACCTTTATTTGATTATCTTGAGCATGGAAAACTGCTAG